The proteins below are encoded in one region of Paeniglutamicibacter cryotolerans:
- a CDS encoding L-threonylcarbamoyladenylate synthase: MEIVTSRINTQDPDGREAGLAAAAAAIIAQHCIVLPTDTVYGIGADAFSPQAVATLLAAKGRGRTMPPPVLIGSAATMAGLALDVPAGAQDLADAFWPGALTLIVHSQPSLTWDLGETMGTVALRVPDDELALELLDKTGPLAVSSANRTGHPAATTAQEAFEQLAESVEVYLEDGVRPVTGEPLSSTIVDYTSEPPRVVRAGGIGIDALRSIVPGMLDADGSAAGEAAS; encoded by the coding sequence ATGGAAATCGTGACTTCACGCATTAATACCCAAGACCCGGACGGCCGCGAAGCGGGGCTGGCGGCCGCCGCCGCGGCCATCATCGCGCAGCACTGCATCGTCCTTCCCACGGACACCGTGTACGGAATCGGCGCCGACGCCTTCTCGCCGCAGGCAGTGGCAACGCTGCTGGCCGCCAAGGGGCGCGGCCGCACCATGCCACCGCCGGTGCTGATCGGCTCGGCCGCCACCATGGCGGGGCTGGCGCTCGACGTTCCCGCCGGCGCGCAGGACCTGGCCGATGCCTTTTGGCCCGGCGCGCTGACCCTGATCGTCCATTCGCAGCCGTCGCTGACCTGGGACCTGGGCGAAACGATGGGCACCGTAGCGCTGCGCGTGCCGGACGACGAGCTGGCCCTTGAACTGTTGGACAAGACCGGTCCGCTAGCTGTCTCCTCGGCCAACCGCACCGGACACCCGGCGGCCACTACCGCGCAAGAGGCCTTCGAGCAGCTCGCCGAATCGGTCGAGGTGTATCTGGAGGACGGGGTGCGCCCGGTCACGGGCGAGCCGTTGTCCTCGACCATCGTCGACTACACCAGTGAACCCCCGCGCGTGGTCCGGGCCGGTGGCATCGGCATCGACGCGCTGCGCTCGATCGTCCCCGGCATGCTCGATGCCGACGGATCGGCTGCCGGCGAAGCCGCCTCCTAG
- the rho gene encoding transcription termination factor Rho: MTETTSLTAGVDSNTPPKTTGLAGLKLAQLQALASQLGITGGSRMRKGDLVTAITAHQRGGSVADRAPKAKAVEPVEAAAEKAPAKRANSRAKATEEAPAAAETAPAEEVAEPRATRGRGRSRRAESAQGSNEEAPAPAPAPAVAAAAEEAAEPRATRGRGRSRRAESAQGSNEEASAPAAALEAPAESEEKSSDDSGNEPRNERGNRNRRERGRNRREDRNENEAAAEQAPKAEAVKAESTDSNEAPARGEREGNRRETAEERNNNRRERNRERNERNRDRNAGPERNRERNDRTDRNDRNVDRNNRRGRNRNQPEVDDTELNDSDVLLPVAGILDVLENYAFIRTTGYLAGPNDVYVTLNQVKKYNLRKGDAVVGAIRAPRENENQGQRSKFNALVKLTTINGKPADENTDRVEFGKLVPLYPTERLRLETDPKLVGPRVIDLVAPIGKGQRGLIVSPPKAGKTLILQSIANAITINNPEVHLMMVLVDERPEEVTDMQRTVKGEVIASTFDRPADDHTTVAELAIERAKRLVEMGMDVVVLLDSMTRLGRAYNLAAPASGRILSGGVDSSALYPPKRFFGAARNIENGGSLTILATALVETGSKMDEVIFEEFKGTGNMELRLSRKLADKRIFPAVDVNESGTRREENLLSPDEVKIMWRLRRVLSGLDTQQALELLTNKIRETQSNAEFLMLVNKTTLGSKNDG; this comes from the coding sequence GTGACCGAAACCACCAGCCTTACTGCAGGCGTGGACAGCAATACCCCACCCAAGACCACCGGCCTAGCCGGCCTGAAGCTTGCACAGTTGCAGGCTCTGGCTTCACAGCTGGGCATCACCGGCGGATCGCGGATGCGCAAGGGCGACCTGGTGACCGCCATTACGGCGCACCAGCGTGGCGGCTCCGTCGCGGATCGCGCCCCCAAGGCCAAGGCTGTCGAGCCCGTGGAGGCGGCAGCCGAAAAGGCCCCGGCCAAGCGCGCCAACAGCCGTGCCAAGGCAACTGAGGAAGCCCCCGCAGCAGCGGAAACAGCACCTGCCGAGGAAGTAGCCGAGCCGCGGGCAACCCGTGGACGCGGCCGTAGCCGCCGTGCCGAGTCCGCCCAGGGCTCGAACGAGGAAGCCCCGGCCCCGGCCCCGGCCCCGGCCGTTGCCGCAGCTGCCGAAGAAGCAGCCGAGCCGCGGGCAACCCGTGGACGCGGCCGCAGCCGCCGCGCCGAGTCGGCGCAGGGATCGAACGAGGAAGCATCGGCCCCGGCTGCTGCACTCGAGGCCCCGGCCGAGTCCGAGGAGAAGTCCTCGGATGATTCGGGCAATGAGCCGCGCAACGAGCGTGGCAACCGCAACCGCCGTGAACGCGGACGCAACCGCCGCGAGGACCGCAACGAGAACGAGGCAGCCGCCGAGCAGGCGCCGAAGGCCGAAGCCGTCAAGGCCGAATCCACCGACTCGAACGAGGCTCCGGCCCGTGGCGAACGCGAAGGCAACCGCCGCGAAACCGCCGAGGAGCGCAACAACAACCGACGTGAGCGCAACCGTGAGCGCAACGAGCGCAACCGCGACCGCAACGCCGGCCCGGAGCGCAACCGCGAGCGCAACGACCGCACTGATCGCAACGACCGCAATGTGGATCGCAACAACCGCCGCGGCCGCAACCGCAACCAGCCCGAGGTCGATGACACCGAGCTGAACGACTCAGACGTGCTGCTGCCCGTTGCAGGCATCCTGGACGTGCTGGAGAACTACGCGTTCATCCGCACCACCGGCTACCTGGCCGGCCCGAACGACGTGTACGTGACCCTGAACCAGGTCAAGAAGTACAACCTGCGCAAGGGCGATGCGGTCGTTGGTGCAATTCGAGCCCCCCGTGAGAACGAGAACCAGGGCCAGCGATCCAAGTTCAACGCACTGGTCAAGCTGACCACGATCAACGGCAAGCCGGCCGATGAGAACACCGACCGCGTCGAATTCGGCAAGCTCGTTCCGCTGTACCCGACCGAGCGCCTGCGCCTGGAAACCGACCCGAAGCTGGTCGGTCCGCGCGTCATCGACCTGGTCGCCCCGATCGGCAAGGGCCAGCGCGGCCTGATCGTCTCCCCGCCCAAGGCCGGCAAGACGCTGATCCTGCAGTCCATCGCGAACGCCATCACCATCAATAATCCCGAGGTCCACCTCATGATGGTGCTGGTCGATGAGCGTCCCGAGGAAGTCACCGACATGCAGCGCACGGTGAAGGGCGAGGTCATCGCCTCGACCTTCGACCGTCCGGCAGACGACCACACCACCGTGGCCGAACTGGCCATCGAGCGTGCCAAGCGCCTGGTGGAAATGGGTATGGATGTCGTGGTCCTGCTGGACTCGATGACCCGACTGGGCCGTGCCTACAACCTGGCCGCACCGGCCTCCGGCCGCATCCTTTCCGGCGGCGTGGACTCCTCGGCACTGTACCCGCCGAAGCGCTTCTTCGGTGCCGCACGCAACATCGAGAACGGCGGCTCGCTGACCATCCTCGCCACGGCGCTGGTGGAGACCGGGTCCAAGATGGACGAGGTCATCTTCGAAGAGTTCAAGGGCACCGGCAACATGGAGCTTCGCCTGTCCCGCAAGCTCGCGGACAAGCGCATCTTCCCGGCCGTCGACGTCAACGAGTCGGGCACCCGCCGCGAAGAGAACCTGCTCTCCCCGGACGAGGTCAAGATCATGTGGCGCCTGCGCCGCGTGCTCTCGGGCCTCGACACCCAGCAGGCGCTGGAACTGCTCACGAACAAGATCCGTGAGACCCAGTCCAACGCCGAGTTCCTGATGCTGGTCAACAAGACGACGTTGGGTTCCAAGAACGACGGCTAG
- the prfA gene encoding peptide chain release factor 1, producing MFESVKGLLEEHAALQAQLSDPAVYQDQALARKLGRRSAQLNGIVEAHKRWKQMDEDLEAAREMAAEDPDFAEEVVELEEQLPVLEEKLRRLLIPRDPNDARDVILEVKGGEGGDEAALFAADLLRMYTRYAESKGWKTELISFNESDLGGYKDAQMAIKGKSNDPAQGVYAHLKFEGGVHRVQRVPMTESQGRIHTSAAGVLVLPEVDEPEEVDIHQNDLKIDVYRSSGPGGQSVNTTDSAVRITHIPTGIVVAMQNEKSQLQNREAGMRVLRSRLLAHQQAIIDAENSDIRKSQVRTMDRSERIRTYNYPENRIADHRTGYKAYNLDHVMNGELEPLIQSCIEMDEQSRLDALADNQK from the coding sequence ATGTTTGAATCCGTCAAGGGCCTGCTCGAGGAGCATGCCGCCCTCCAGGCCCAGCTCTCGGACCCCGCCGTCTACCAGGACCAGGCCCTTGCCCGGAAACTGGGACGCCGAAGCGCCCAGCTCAACGGCATCGTCGAGGCGCACAAGCGCTGGAAGCAGATGGACGAAGACCTTGAGGCCGCCCGCGAAATGGCGGCCGAGGACCCGGACTTCGCCGAGGAGGTCGTCGAACTCGAAGAGCAGCTGCCCGTGCTGGAGGAAAAGCTGCGTCGCCTGCTGATCCCGCGCGACCCCAACGACGCACGCGATGTCATCCTCGAGGTCAAGGGCGGTGAGGGCGGCGACGAGGCCGCCTTGTTTGCCGCGGACCTGCTGCGCATGTACACCCGCTACGCGGAGAGCAAGGGCTGGAAAACGGAGCTGATCTCCTTCAACGAGTCGGATCTGGGCGGCTACAAGGATGCCCAGATGGCCATCAAGGGCAAGTCGAACGACCCGGCCCAGGGCGTCTACGCACACCTGAAGTTCGAGGGTGGGGTGCATCGTGTCCAGCGCGTGCCGATGACCGAATCCCAGGGCCGCATCCACACCTCGGCCGCCGGCGTGCTGGTACTGCCCGAGGTCGACGAACCAGAAGAGGTCGACATCCACCAGAACGACCTGAAGATCGACGTCTACCGTTCCTCGGGCCCCGGTGGCCAGTCAGTGAACACCACCGACTCCGCCGTGCGCATCACCCACATCCCCACGGGCATCGTGGTGGCCATGCAGAACGAAAAGTCGCAGCTGCAGAACCGCGAGGCCGGCATGCGCGTGCTGCGTTCGCGGCTGCTGGCTCACCAGCAGGCGATCATCGATGCGGAGAACTCCGACATTCGCAAGTCGCAGGTGCGCACGATGGACCGCTCCGAGCGGATCCGCACCTACAACTACCCGGAAAACCGCATTGCGGATCACCGCACCGGCTACAAGGCCTACAACCTTGACCACGTGATGAACGGCGAACTGGAACCGCTGATCCAGTCGTGCATCGAGATGGACGAACAGTCCCGCCTCGATGCACTGGCCGACAACCAGAAGTAG
- the prmC gene encoding peptide chain release factor N(5)-glutamine methyltransferase yields the protein MQLEQQELGDALRAATAQLAAAGVPTPRVDAELLAAHLLGASRGEVAAMALGGAPAPEGLAGLVERRAQRVPLQHLTGVAYFRYIELAVGPGVFIPRPETESVAQWAIDQAKLLEHARVADLGTGSGAIAGSIAFEVPGAEVFAVELSDEALPYARANLEPLGVKLIQGDLATALGEYDGRFDVIASNPPYIPANAVPREPEVRDHDPQMALYGGGEDGMVLPRAAERSAARLLKPGGFFIMEHAEVQAPAMAALLAGTGDWDSVTTHIDLNGSDRATSGIRR from the coding sequence ATGCAGCTTGAGCAGCAGGAACTGGGCGATGCGTTGCGCGCCGCCACGGCGCAACTGGCCGCCGCCGGCGTGCCCACCCCGCGGGTGGACGCCGAGCTTCTGGCCGCCCATCTGCTGGGGGCCTCCCGCGGCGAGGTGGCGGCAATGGCCCTCGGCGGGGCCCCGGCCCCGGAGGGCTTGGCTGGTCTGGTCGAGCGGCGGGCGCAACGCGTCCCGCTACAGCACCTGACCGGCGTGGCCTACTTCCGGTATATCGAACTGGCGGTGGGCCCCGGCGTTTTCATTCCACGCCCGGAGACCGAATCGGTGGCCCAATGGGCGATCGACCAGGCGAAGCTGCTCGAACACGCCCGCGTCGCGGACCTGGGTACCGGTTCCGGTGCCATCGCCGGCTCGATCGCCTTCGAGGTGCCCGGGGCAGAGGTCTTCGCGGTCGAACTCTCCGACGAGGCGCTTCCCTATGCTCGGGCAAACCTCGAACCGCTGGGCGTCAAGCTCATCCAGGGCGACCTGGCCACGGCGCTGGGGGAGTACGACGGGAGATTCGACGTCATCGCCTCGAACCCTCCGTACATTCCGGCCAATGCCGTACCGCGTGAACCCGAGGTCCGCGACCACGATCCGCAGATGGCCCTGTACGGGGGAGGCGAGGACGGGATGGTGCTGCCCAGGGCCGCCGAACGCAGCGCGGCCCGGCTGCTGAAGCCCGGGGGGTTCTTCATCATGGAGCACGCCGAGGTCCAGGCCCCGGCGATGGCCGCCCTGCTGGCGGGCACCGGCGACTGGGATTCGGTCACCACCCACATCGACCTGAACGGGTCGGACCGCGCAACCTCCGGCATCCGCCGGTAA